The following coding sequences lie in one Acidobacteriota bacterium genomic window:
- a CDS encoding pitrilysin family protein, which yields MLTTSRRIAGIGLLALACLAAAQRPPARDAGAASDTIKIPFESYTLANGLTVILSVDHTTPTVAVNVWYHVGSKNEVPGRTGFAHLFEHVMFTGSGHVPYGLQDKLTEGVGGSNNGTTSNDRTTYYETVPSNYLESALWIESDRIGFLLDTLDIAKLNAQRDIVKNERRQSVDNQPYGRVTEILAQATYPAGHPYSWDVIGSMEDLSAASEADVKDFFRIYYAPNNAFLAIVGDFDPAQAKAWVSKYFTDIRRGKPVTRPVVAPVTLTAEKRLVYEDKVQVARLYAQWPTVGETHDDVYALDVMGAILSGRRTARITKALVYDEQAAASVMAGQSSNEDVGEFQLVITPRPGHTLTELEGAADGVIAKLKQDGPTAEEIQRALAGEEFSFLVGLESNLGKAMQLCDGAGFHGNAGFFKTAYQKSQAVTPADVKRVANKYLTSGRVVLSVVPTGKLEQASKPAESKKVTGDSLPSPEVQR from the coding sequence GTGCTTACCACCAGTCGGCGGATCGCCGGAATCGGTCTGCTGGCCCTGGCCTGTCTCGCGGCGGCGCAGCGCCCACCCGCCCGAGACGCCGGTGCCGCGTCAGACACGATCAAAATCCCATTTGAAAGCTACACACTCGCCAATGGACTGACCGTCATCCTATCGGTCGACCATACGACACCGACCGTCGCGGTCAATGTCTGGTATCACGTCGGATCGAAGAACGAGGTGCCTGGGCGAACCGGATTTGCGCACCTGTTCGAACATGTGATGTTCACCGGGTCGGGCCACGTGCCGTACGGGCTGCAGGACAAGCTGACGGAAGGGGTAGGCGGCAGCAACAATGGGACCACGTCGAACGACCGCACGACCTATTACGAGACCGTGCCCTCCAACTACCTGGAATCGGCGTTGTGGATTGAATCCGACCGCATAGGCTTCCTGCTCGACACGCTTGATATCGCCAAGCTGAACGCGCAGCGCGACATCGTCAAGAACGAGCGCCGGCAGAGCGTGGACAATCAGCCGTACGGCCGCGTCACCGAGATCCTCGCGCAGGCCACCTACCCGGCCGGCCATCCCTATTCGTGGGACGTCATCGGCAGCATGGAAGACCTGTCGGCGGCGTCGGAAGCCGACGTGAAGGACTTCTTCCGCATCTACTACGCGCCGAACAACGCATTTCTCGCGATTGTGGGCGACTTCGACCCGGCGCAGGCGAAGGCGTGGGTGTCTAAGTACTTCACGGACATCCGGCGCGGCAAGCCCGTCACGCGGCCCGTGGTGGCGCCGGTCACGCTCACCGCCGAGAAGCGGCTTGTTTACGAGGACAAGGTGCAGGTGGCGCGCCTCTACGCGCAGTGGCCCACCGTCGGCGAGACCCACGACGATGTCTACGCGCTCGACGTGATGGGGGCCATCCTGTCGGGCCGGCGCACCGCGCGCATCACGAAGGCGCTGGTCTACGACGAGCAGGCGGCCGCCTCGGTGATGGCCGGTCAGAGCTCGAACGAGGACGTTGGCGAGTTTCAGCTCGTCATCACGCCGCGGCCCGGCCACACCCTGACCGAACTCGAGGGGGCGGCCGACGGCGTCATCGCAAAGTTGAAGCAGGATGGCCCGACGGCCGAGGAAATCCAGCGGGCCCTGGCCGGAGAGGAGTTCAGCTTCCTGGTCGGCCTCGAATCGAACCTGGGCAAGGCGATGCAGTTGTGCGACGGCGCCGGGTTCCACGGTAACGCCGGGTTCTTCAAGACGGCGTACCAGAAGTCGCAGGCCGTCACGCCGGCCGACGTGAAGCGAGTGGCCAACAAGTACCTCACCAGCGGCCGCGTGGTGCTGAGCGTGGTTCCGACAGGCAAGCTCGAGCAGGCGTCGAAGCCCGCGGAGAGCAAGAAAGTGACAGGCGACAGCCTGCCGAGCCCGGAGGTGCAGCGATGA
- the rfbB gene encoding dTDP-glucose 4,6-dehydratase produces the protein MVDVLVTGGAGFIGSNFVRYALRTHPDWRVTTLDKLTYCGRLENLQDVMADPRHRFVKGDIGDEAVSAPLVKASEIVVHFAAETHVDRSLQNAGEFIHTDVFGTFVLLEAARQAPDLRRFVQISTDEVYGSVPTGVSRETDELRPRNPYSASKAGADRLAYSYWATYHVPVVITRASNNYGPNQFPEKVIPLFITNALEDRGLPLYGDGLNVRDWLHVEDHCRGVDLLLEEGEPGEVYNIGGGNEIPNVELTRRILQLTGKPNTLITPVADRVGHDRRYALDTSKLKALGWTPQVAFADGLRATVDWYRGNRWWWEPIKHHDPAFQSYYKAQYETRRGA, from the coding sequence ATGGTTGACGTGTTGGTGACAGGCGGCGCAGGGTTCATCGGCAGCAACTTCGTCCGGTACGCGCTTCGGACGCACCCAGACTGGCGGGTGACGACGCTCGATAAGTTGACGTATTGCGGGCGGCTCGAGAATCTGCAGGACGTGATGGCCGATCCGCGACACCGATTCGTCAAGGGCGACATCGGCGACGAGGCCGTATCGGCGCCGCTCGTCAAGGCGTCGGAGATCGTCGTGCACTTCGCGGCCGAAACCCATGTGGACCGGTCGCTGCAGAATGCGGGCGAGTTTATTCACACGGACGTCTTCGGGACGTTCGTGCTGCTCGAAGCCGCACGTCAGGCGCCCGACCTGCGACGCTTCGTTCAGATTTCAACCGACGAGGTCTACGGGTCCGTGCCGACCGGCGTGTCGAGGGAAACCGACGAACTCCGGCCACGCAATCCGTATTCGGCGAGCAAAGCCGGCGCAGACCGGCTGGCGTACAGCTACTGGGCCACCTATCACGTGCCGGTTGTCATCACGCGTGCGTCGAACAACTACGGGCCCAACCAGTTTCCCGAAAAGGTCATCCCGCTGTTCATCACCAACGCCCTCGAGGATCGCGGCCTCCCGCTCTACGGCGACGGCCTGAACGTGAGGGACTGGCTCCACGTTGAGGATCACTGCCGGGGTGTCGATCTGCTGCTGGAAGAGGGCGAGCCGGGCGAGGTCTACAACATCGGCGGCGGCAACGAAATCCCCAACGTCGAGCTGACCAGGCGGATCCTGCAGTTGACGGGCAAGCCCAACACGCTCATTACGCCGGTCGCCGACCGCGTGGGCCACGATCGGCGCTACGCGCTCGACACGTCGAAGCTCAAGGCCCTCGGCTGGACGCCGCAGGTGGCCTTCGCCGACGGGCTTCGCGCCACGGTCGACTGGTATCGAGGAAATCGGTGGTGGTGGGAACCGATCAAGCACCACGACCCGGCGTTTCAGTCGTACTACAAGGCCCAGTACGAGACGCGCCGTGGAGCCTAA
- a CDS encoding dTDP-4-dehydrorhamnose 3,5-epimerase family protein, whose protein sequence is MAEPAKYSEPAVKAPRIAGVHVKPLKLIADERGYLLEMLRADDPFFTKFGQVYISATYPGVVKAWHYHTVQVDYFVCITGMVKLVLYDSRTDSPTHGAINEFCLGEQNRSLVVVPNLVYHGWKCISPEMSLVVNIPTEVYRYDNPDEYRAEPHGVLPYDWTRKDG, encoded by the coding sequence GTGGCTGAACCCGCCAAGTACTCGGAACCGGCCGTCAAGGCACCGCGCATCGCCGGCGTCCACGTGAAGCCGCTCAAGCTCATCGCGGACGAGCGCGGCTACCTGCTTGAAATGCTGCGCGCCGACGACCCCTTCTTCACCAAGTTCGGCCAGGTCTACATCTCGGCCACCTACCCGGGTGTGGTCAAGGCGTGGCACTACCACACGGTGCAGGTGGACTACTTCGTCTGCATCACCGGCATGGTCAAGCTGGTGTTGTACGACTCGCGCACGGATTCGCCCACCCACGGCGCCATCAATGAGTTCTGCCTGGGCGAGCAGAATCGCAGCCTGGTAGTGGTGCCGAATCTGGTATACCACGGCTGGAAGTGCATCAGTCCGGAGATGTCGCTGGTGGTGAACATCCCGACCGAAGTGTACCGATACGACAATCCCGACGAATATCGCGCGGAACCGCACGGCGTGCTGCCGTACGACTGGACGCGGAAGGACGGCTAG
- a CDS encoding arsenite methyltransferase, whose translation MSSIKDVVKEKYGQAALRVVSGKAGSCGCGCAQAPLGAVDPITANLYDGKQTEGLPAEAVLASLGCGNPTALAQLNPGEVVLDLGSGGGIDVLLSARRVGPTGKAYGLDMTDEMLALARANQQKAGVTNVEFLKGEIEQIPLPDNSVDVIISNCVINLSADKDKVLAEAFRVLKTGGRLAVSDVVVRGDIPAAIRRNVELWIGCLAGALDESDYLARLRRAGFIEVSIEPTRVYRAADAREFLEGHGIDVDLIAPLVDERFFSGFIRARKPGA comes from the coding sequence ATGTCGAGCATCAAGGATGTTGTGAAAGAAAAGTACGGCCAGGCGGCGCTGCGGGTCGTCAGCGGTAAGGCCGGAAGTTGCGGCTGCGGCTGCGCCCAGGCCCCGCTGGGCGCCGTCGATCCCATCACCGCCAACCTGTACGACGGAAAGCAAACCGAGGGCCTGCCGGCCGAGGCCGTGCTCGCCTCACTCGGATGCGGCAACCCGACCGCACTGGCGCAATTGAACCCGGGCGAGGTCGTACTCGACCTCGGATCGGGAGGCGGCATCGACGTGCTGCTGTCGGCCAGGCGCGTGGGGCCGACCGGCAAGGCCTACGGCCTGGACATGACCGATGAGATGCTCGCCCTGGCCCGCGCCAACCAGCAGAAGGCCGGCGTCACCAACGTGGAGTTCCTGAAAGGGGAGATCGAGCAGATCCCGCTGCCCGACAACTCGGTCGACGTGATCATCTCGAACTGCGTGATCAACCTCTCCGCCGACAAGGACAAGGTGCTCGCCGAAGCGTTCCGGGTGCTCAAAACAGGCGGTCGCCTCGCGGTCTCCGACGTGGTGGTCCGCGGCGACATCCCCGCCGCCATTCGCCGAAACGTGGAACTGTGGATTGGCTGTCTGGCCGGTGCGCTCGACGAGTCGGACTACCTGGCGAGATTGCGCCGCGCGGGTTTCATCGAGGTGTCGATTGAACCGACCCGCGTCTACCGCGCGGCTGATGCGCGCGAGTTCCTCGAGGGTCACGGCATCGATGTCGACCTGATTGCGCCGCTTGTCGACGAGCGCTTCTTCAGCGGCTTCATCCGCGCGCGTAAACCAGGCGCATAG
- a CDS encoding GDP-mannose 4,6-dehydratase: MSRHTTVLVTGAAGFAGSHLLDVLLARDCRVVGLRRPGIGAEVQARYPQVEWLEIELLDRDVVRHTLVGIAPNVLYHLAGAPHAGQSWGNSTDTLAINVLATHHVLEGIRVAGLQTRVIIPSSAYVYRPANHALREDDPIEPVNPYAISKIATELAARRATIHDGIPVVVARSFNHLGPRQASSFFGSAVARQIAQIEAGRLEPVIRVGNLDARRDFTDVRDTVRAYVALAERGVPGRIYNVCSGQARVVRELLDGLTALSRVPVTVQPDPDRFRPNDTPLLLGNPSRITSEIGWRPEIPFGQTLQDLLDYWRQAL, from the coding sequence ATGAGCCGCCACACGACGGTGCTGGTCACGGGTGCGGCCGGATTCGCAGGCAGCCACCTGCTCGACGTGCTGCTCGCGCGCGACTGCCGCGTAGTCGGGTTGCGACGGCCGGGCATCGGCGCCGAGGTGCAGGCGCGGTACCCCCAGGTTGAGTGGCTCGAAATCGAGTTGCTCGATCGCGATGTTGTGCGGCACACACTCGTAGGCATCGCGCCCAATGTGCTGTACCATCTGGCCGGCGCACCGCACGCGGGACAATCGTGGGGAAATTCCACCGACACGCTCGCCATCAACGTGCTGGCGACGCACCACGTGCTCGAGGGCATTCGCGTCGCCGGGCTGCAGACGCGAGTCATCATCCCGAGTTCGGCGTATGTCTACCGGCCAGCCAATCATGCGCTCCGCGAAGACGATCCGATCGAGCCGGTCAATCCGTACGCCATCAGCAAGATCGCCACGGAGCTGGCTGCCCGGCGGGCCACCATCCACGATGGGATCCCCGTGGTGGTTGCCAGGTCCTTCAATCATCTCGGGCCGCGTCAGGCTTCGTCGTTCTTCGGCTCCGCGGTCGCCCGACAGATCGCGCAAATCGAGGCGGGCCGCCTCGAGCCGGTGATTCGCGTCGGCAATCTCGACGCGCGCCGCGACTTTACCGACGTACGCGACACGGTGCGGGCCTATGTCGCCCTGGCTGAGCGCGGTGTGCCCGGTCGGATCTACAACGTCTGCTCCGGTCAGGCGCGAGTGGTTCGCGAATTGCTCGATGGCCTGACAGCCCTGTCGCGGGTGCCGGTCACGGTGCAGCCTGACCCGGATCGGTTCCGGCCGAATGACACGCCGCTGCTGCTGGGCAATCCGTCGCGGATCACCAGCGAGATCGGCTGGAGACCAGAAATCCCGTTCGGCCAGACGCTGCAGGATCTGCTCGACTACTGGCGCCAAGCCTTGTGA
- a CDS encoding pitrilysin family protein: MNATLTRFTRTSLVVAALVMLPIALAPVAAQQTAAKPAAAPVKPAAAKPAQAAPAFDRTKIPGAGKTPVLRVPTWTKTTLSNGAELIVSEKHDLPLVSFSMSFMGGSAQFEPAGKRGLASITASMMSEGTKTRDGEALSNALQLLGTGIGVSIGAESGGVGFGCTKTKFAQALDLMADILVNSTFPADALERIRAQRLVGLTQAKAQPGSIAARVFPRVLYGTSHPYGAMTTEESLKAITREDVVALQKAYYQPGRAVIIVTGDVNAATVKATIEKALAGWPAGGTRPPFSYPAVPVRPTTTIYLVDKPGAAQSTFAIGLPGPPRSTADYYALQVMNTMLGGFFQSRLNANIREEKGLSYGVNSSFSYGRGPGAFRAGGDIISAKSDVALIEFMKELKGIGGARPVTDEELKTAKDALVQRLPATFASVGSISGAITTLWTQGLPDTYYQQYGGAVAAVTTADVVRVAKQYIDLDHLAIVIVGDRATIEGPLKATGIAPIVNLDIDGNVVTVK; this comes from the coding sequence ATGAACGCGACACTCACCCGATTCACCCGCACCTCGCTCGTCGTCGCCGCACTGGTGATGCTACCGATTGCGCTTGCGCCCGTGGCTGCGCAGCAGACAGCCGCCAAACCGGCGGCTGCGCCCGTCAAGCCGGCCGCGGCGAAACCCGCGCAGGCAGCGCCCGCCTTTGATCGCACGAAGATCCCGGGGGCGGGCAAGACGCCCGTGCTGCGCGTGCCGACATGGACGAAGACCACGTTGTCGAACGGCGCGGAGCTTATCGTGTCGGAAAAGCACGATCTCCCTCTCGTGTCGTTCTCGATGAGCTTCATGGGCGGGTCGGCCCAATTCGAGCCGGCGGGCAAGCGCGGCTTAGCCAGCATCACAGCCTCGATGATGAGCGAGGGCACGAAGACCCGCGACGGCGAGGCGCTCTCAAACGCCTTGCAGTTGCTCGGCACCGGGATCGGCGTCAGCATCGGCGCCGAATCAGGCGGCGTCGGCTTCGGCTGCACGAAGACGAAGTTCGCCCAGGCGCTCGACCTGATGGCTGACATCCTGGTCAACTCGACGTTCCCGGCCGATGCGCTCGAGCGGATTCGCGCGCAGCGGCTGGTCGGCCTCACGCAGGCCAAAGCGCAGCCGGGCTCAATTGCCGCGCGCGTCTTCCCGCGCGTGCTCTACGGCACGTCCCATCCGTACGGCGCGATGACGACGGAGGAATCGCTCAAGGCCATCACGAGAGAGGATGTCGTCGCGTTGCAGAAGGCGTACTACCAGCCCGGGCGCGCCGTCATCATCGTCACGGGCGACGTGAATGCGGCAACGGTCAAGGCGACCATCGAGAAGGCGCTGGCCGGCTGGCCCGCCGGCGGCACGAGACCGCCGTTCTCGTACCCCGCTGTGCCGGTGCGGCCGACGACGACAATTTACCTCGTCGACAAGCCTGGCGCGGCGCAGTCCACCTTCGCGATCGGCCTCCCGGGGCCGCCGCGGAGCACGGCTGACTACTATGCGCTGCAGGTGATGAACACGATGCTCGGCGGGTTCTTTCAATCGCGGCTCAACGCCAATATCCGCGAGGAAAAAGGCCTGAGCTACGGCGTCAACTCGTCGTTCTCGTACGGGCGCGGCCCGGGCGCGTTTCGCGCCGGCGGCGACATCATCTCGGCAAAATCCGACGTGGCCCTGATCGAGTTCATGAAGGAGTTGAAGGGCATCGGCGGTGCTCGGCCGGTGACCGACGAGGAACTGAAAACAGCGAAGGACGCGCTGGTGCAGCGGCTGCCGGCGACCTTCGCATCCGTCGGCAGCATCAGCGGCGCCATCACGACGCTGTGGACGCAGGGCCTGCCGGATACGTATTACCAGCAGTACGGCGGGGCGGTTGCAGCGGTGACCACGGCGGATGTCGTGCGCGTCGCGAAGCAGTACATCGATCTCGACCACCTGGCGATCGTGATCGTCGGGGATCGGGCCACCATCGAGGGGCCGCTGAAGGCGACCGGCATCGCGCCGATTGTCAACCTGGACATCGACGGCAACGTGGTGACCGTCAAGTAA
- a CDS encoding radical SAM protein — MASALGPPAGVLIEITSRCNLTCRMCPLTTGRTPSSAQPGPMSDQLWQAVVPFATQAGHANIGGYGEPLLNPRCLDYLRELDREGIHTTLTTNGTLVTPAIAAELAALVHLDSVNVSIDSPDAAIYKAIRGGLVEKALTGVGHLAAALKPSQRTVSSVMMRTNIESLFAFPARLAELGVRTYVLQGLVDYTPGLEPEETRWRDGLAADVARLQEESDRAGLNLVFELPERVAAETHDPADLLRPPAEERRPSETDTKQCFAPWDVPIIDKDGKVFPCCYALSNATAMMGDLNEASANDIWQGERFEAFRAGIVDGRTMPGICRSCTVVPTGPHPLRLYSIRLLPAQSTLEGGVEMCLAVQNAGASTWTASDTILIGTANPRDGHSAYYDPSWIGRNRICSFAEAAVPPGGTATFRFRIAPSEQVAEESFQLVVEHQCWVPGTRFQVGGRVTGREALAGGGEPRTESTGLRAIVRRLVGPRT; from the coding sequence TTGGCATCCGCCCTCGGCCCTCCAGCCGGCGTGTTGATTGAGATTACCAGCCGCTGCAACCTGACGTGCAGGATGTGTCCGCTCACCACCGGCCGAACGCCGTCGAGCGCGCAGCCCGGGCCCATGTCCGACCAACTGTGGCAGGCTGTCGTGCCGTTCGCGACGCAGGCCGGCCATGCGAATATCGGCGGCTACGGCGAGCCGCTGTTGAATCCCAGGTGCCTCGACTATCTGCGGGAGCTCGACCGGGAGGGCATTCACACGACGCTCACGACCAACGGCACACTGGTCACGCCGGCCATCGCCGCGGAACTCGCCGCGCTCGTACACCTCGATAGTGTCAATGTCTCGATCGACTCGCCCGACGCCGCCATCTACAAGGCCATTCGCGGGGGGCTGGTCGAGAAAGCACTGACGGGGGTGGGACATCTCGCAGCCGCGCTCAAACCGTCGCAGCGCACGGTGTCGTCCGTCATGATGCGCACCAACATTGAGAGTCTGTTCGCGTTTCCCGCCCGCCTCGCGGAGTTGGGCGTCCGGACGTACGTGCTCCAGGGACTCGTGGACTACACGCCAGGCCTCGAGCCCGAAGAGACGCGCTGGCGAGACGGTCTGGCGGCAGATGTCGCGAGGCTGCAGGAGGAGTCCGACCGCGCCGGGTTGAACCTGGTATTCGAGTTGCCGGAACGCGTGGCGGCCGAGACCCACGATCCGGCCGATCTGCTGCGCCCGCCGGCTGAAGAGCGGCGCCCATCTGAGACAGACACGAAGCAGTGCTTCGCGCCGTGGGACGTGCCCATCATCGACAAGGACGGCAAGGTTTTCCCGTGCTGCTACGCCCTTAGCAACGCGACCGCGATGATGGGCGACCTCAACGAGGCCAGCGCGAACGACATCTGGCAGGGCGAACGGTTCGAGGCGTTTCGTGCCGGCATTGTTGATGGCCGCACGATGCCCGGCATTTGCCGAAGCTGCACCGTGGTTCCCACCGGGCCGCATCCGCTGCGCCTGTACTCGATTCGCCTGCTGCCGGCGCAATCAACGCTCGAGGGCGGCGTCGAGATGTGCCTCGCCGTGCAGAACGCAGGCGCATCCACGTGGACCGCGAGCGACACGATCCTCATCGGCACAGCCAATCCGAGGGATGGTCATTCCGCGTACTACGATCCGAGCTGGATTGGGCGCAATCGGATCTGCTCGTTTGCGGAAGCCGCGGTTCCACCGGGCGGCACCGCGACATTCCGCTTCAGAATCGCGCCGTCCGAGCAGGTCGCCGAAGAATCGTTTCAGCTGGTCGTCGAACACCAGTGCTGGGTGCCTGGCACGCGGTTCCAGGTGGGCGGTCGCGTAACAGGACGCGAAGCACTCGCGGGCGGCGGCGAACCGCGAACCGAATCCACGGGCTTGCGGGCGATCGTTCGCCGGCTCGTCGGCCCCCGCACGTAG
- a CDS encoding MBL fold metallo-hydrolase, whose translation MLTLQETISGFSRAMYSNWLWHRPLQLLIDAGEGLQLALGQKVWAPDIVAITHGHADHLLGLPGFIASRRFSKGAQDKPVTIIYPEGTAGVETIRDLVGRLWSHEQFPVTWIGVKAGDERPCGRTRVLQAFASRHGISELTLGYRVLEVRRHLKAEFTGLPESEVRERVRTMGRDAIMEEYRHVVFAHTGDTMPIPPELVTKADLLVHDATFLDADERKWDIHATVGEALEVGRAAGVRCLLLHHLSIRYERGDALRRLRALVAESGFAGDCWLLDDGRMINLR comes from the coding sequence GTGCTCACCCTCCAGGAAACCATCTCCGGCTTCTCTCGCGCCATGTACAGCAACTGGCTGTGGCACCGGCCGCTCCAGTTGCTGATTGACGCGGGCGAAGGGCTCCAGCTGGCCCTCGGCCAGAAGGTGTGGGCACCGGACATCGTCGCGATCACGCACGGGCACGCTGATCATCTGCTGGGCCTCCCGGGTTTCATCGCCTCACGTCGCTTCAGCAAGGGCGCGCAGGACAAGCCCGTCACGATTATCTATCCCGAAGGCACGGCGGGCGTCGAGACGATCCGCGATCTGGTCGGCCGCCTCTGGTCACACGAGCAGTTTCCGGTGACGTGGATCGGCGTGAAGGCCGGCGACGAGCGCCCGTGCGGTCGCACGCGCGTGTTGCAGGCGTTCGCGTCAAGGCACGGCATCTCCGAGCTGACGCTCGGGTATCGTGTCCTCGAGGTGCGCCGTCACCTGAAGGCCGAGTTCACGGGACTGCCCGAATCCGAGGTGCGCGAGCGCGTTCGCACGATGGGCCGCGACGCCATCATGGAGGAATACCGCCATGTCGTCTTTGCGCACACGGGCGACACGATGCCGATTCCGCCAGAACTGGTGACGAAGGCCGACCTGCTGGTCCACGACGCGACGTTTCTCGATGCGGACGAGCGCAAGTGGGACATTCACGCCACGGTGGGCGAGGCGCTCGAGGTCGGACGCGCGGCCGGCGTCCGCTGCCTGTTGTTGCACCATCTGTCGATCCGTTACGAGCGGGGCGACGCACTTCGCCGGCTGCGTGCGCTCGTCGCCGAATCGGGCTTCGCCGGCGATTGCTGGCTGCTCGACGATGGACGGATGATCAACCTTCGGTAG
- a CDS encoding metalloregulator ArsR/SmtB family transcription factor yields the protein MKTSAPDYDDLPRFADMLAAMGTETRLRIMRLLLSAHPDGLVVGDIQEDLGINASTLSHHLDKLKHEQLVDVQREGTFLRYSANADALRSLVTFLYGECCTRNKVINPASIVRACEC from the coding sequence ATGAAGACGAGCGCACCGGACTATGACGACCTGCCTCGGTTCGCCGACATGCTCGCCGCCATGGGCACCGAAACCCGGCTGCGCATCATGCGCCTGCTGCTCTCGGCCCACCCGGACGGCCTGGTCGTCGGCGACATCCAGGAGGACCTCGGCATCAACGCGTCTACGCTGTCGCATCACCTCGACAAGTTGAAGCACGAACAACTGGTCGATGTGCAGCGGGAGGGCACGTTTCTTCGCTATTCGGCGAACGCCGACGCCCTGCGGTCCCTCGTCACGTTTCTCTACGGCGAGTGCTGCACGCGAAACAAAGTCATCAACCCGGCCTCTATTGTCCGCGCCTGCGAATGCTAG